A stretch of DNA from Acidobacteriota bacterium:
CATCCGGCGCGACATGCTCTGGCTGCTGTCCACGAGCAGGGTGTAGACGGCCGGCAGCGTATCGGGCACCGCGAGGTCGACGAGCTGCGCGATGCCGTCCTCGGTGACGTGGAAGTCCTCGGCCGTGAGCCCGTTGATCGGGCGCCCCTTCCGATCGAGCACCAGGGGCTCGAGCAGGACGCTCGACACCTCGGTGATCTCGTACATCTCCTGGGCTTTCAACTGCACGCGGTCCTCCGCGTGCCGGCCGAGCGAATCGGTGACGTCGGCGACGATCACCCGATCTTCGAACGGGTTCCTGTCGACCCACTCCACGGCGTAGGGCGGCCCGTCGGTGTCCTCGCCGACGAGCTTGCCGTCGACCGTGAACCGGATCGGACCGATCTTCGCGCTGGCGTCGGTGACGACGCGCGCGACGATCCGGATGGGGCCCTCCATGCCCGTTCGGCCGAGCGGTGAGGTCAGGTGGATGCCGAGCCCGGGCCCTTCCTGCGCGGGCGCAGGGATCGAGAGCATCGCGAACGCGACGCCGACCAGGATCGGAAGACGAGGACCGCGCCGGCCCTCCGTCCGGCGGTTCGGACGGCGTTCGTCCCGTCGCGCTGCATTCATCAGATCTGGAAGCCTCGGACCCGAACCGTCTCCTATAATCCGGACCGGTCCAGGTCCTCCGTGAGCGCCCCTCACTTCCTCCAATCGGCCATGGGCCGCGCCGCTGAACCCCACGCGCTCTGGACCGCCGATCGCGCGCGGATCGTGGCGACCTCGGTCGAGCTGGCCACCGACTCCGCGTCGCGCAACCGCGGCCTGCTCGGGCGCGACGGGCTCGCCGACGGCGTGGCGCTCGTGATCGCGCCGTGCTGGGCGGTGCACACGATCGGCATGCGCTTCCCGATCGACATCGTCCACGTTGCGCGCGACGGGCGGATCGTCAAAGTGCGCCGCTCCGTGCAGCCGTGGCGCATGAGCGCGGCGCTCGGGGCGTTCGCGACGATCGAGATGGCCGTCGGGGCGATCGGCCGCGCCGGGCTCGAACCCGGCATGCGGCTCATCGTCAGGGGAGCGTGAGGCGCCTGGTCGGAAGATGGGGAGGTGCGTAGACGGTACGCGACCTCGACCTCAGGCCGTCTCGGGCAGTCAGGCGCTCAGCCTGAACAACAGCGCGGCAATCAAGGTCGGCACCGCGGCGCCGGCGAGCAAGCGATGCGGCGCGACGGACCCGCCGAAGAACCGGCTGAGCAGCGCCTGTCCGGCAGGATTCGGGGCATTGGCGATGACGGTCAGGCCGCCGCCCGTGACGGCGCCTTGCACCACCGCGATCTTCAGGGCGTCGTGGAAGCCTGGCGCGAGCGTGGCCAGGTAGGTGATGAGGGCGTTGTCGTTGAACGCCGTCAGCACCGTGGCGCCGAGGAACAGCGGGAATTCGGCCAGGCTCGACAGCACTGGCGCGATCCACCAGCCCTGCAGGCCGCCGTGGATCACGAGGCCGCCGAGAAAGAACCCGACGAGCAGCGGTGCGCGCAACTCGAGCCGGCTTTGAAACACGGCCGTCGCCTTCGCGAACCCGAGGAAGAACAGGAACCCGCCGACGAAGAGCGCCGGCTCGTGCGCCGTGAACACCGTCCAGCCCATGAACGCCACGTGGACGGCCGTGATCCACGCGGGCACTGGCAGCAGCGTTTGGGCCCTCCGCGGCGCCGCCTCGTCGGGTTCTTCGAGATCGAGCGTCGCGAGGCGCCGATTGAGCGCCAGCAGTTCGCGCCGGAACAGCAGGAAGTAGAGCGCGGTGGACGCGACGATCGCCGCGAACGCCCCGGCGCCGAAGTGCACGAGCATGAAGGGCGTATCCCAAGCCCACACGCGGGCGACCATCAGCACGGGCGGCGCCGAGAAGTGCGTGAGCGTGCCGCCAATCGAGACGTTGACGAAGAGCAGCCCGAGCGTCGCGTACTTCAGCGCCGGCGTGGGATCGAGATCGTAGAATTGGCGCGCGAGGAGCAGCGCGCAGATCGTCATCGCCGCCGGCTCGGTGATGAACGATCCGAGCAGCGGACCGAGGACGAGAATCGTCGCCCACCATGCCGCGGGCCCTCCCCCGCCGAGGTTGGCGATCCGCCGCAGCAGGCGTTCGGCCAGCCCCACGATCGGCCTCGTGGACGCGAGCGCCATGATGACGACGACGAACATCGGCTCGGTGTAGGTGACACCGTGCGCGACGTAGTCACGGGCGGCGTCCCAGCCCTTGGCGTACGCCGCGGCGGCCAGCAGCACGGCCGCCCACAGGCCGAACACGACCTCGACCTCGCCGGCAAGGTGCAGCAGCTCGGCCAGCACGCTCGGATGCGCCGAGCGGCCCGCGGCCCGTTCGGCTTCGTCGTGGGCGCGCTGCACGCGGTGCGCGAGCCCGCTGAGCCGGGACGCGGCGAACGTGTGCAGGATGGCGACGACGAAGATCGCGGTCGCAATCAGGTTGAAGGGATCCGCCGCGATGCGCGCGCCGAGCGTCTCGAGCAACGCGCGCCCGCGATCGTCGTACGCGTCGAGCGGCAGCGGAAACGACGTAGCGGCGGCAGGCACCGCGTCAGCGTACTACGCCGCGTGCGGTCCTCGGCGCCAGCGCGGGCCGCGCCGGACGGGCCGCGCCGCGACGCCAGAATCGGCCGGCGTTCCAGACGGCGCCGGCCTGGATGGCGCGTGGCTGCACGCCGGCGGCTGGCAGCACGCCGCTCACGTCGAATGCGAGCCATGGGCGCGCGGTCACCGTCAGGCCGGCGAGCACACCGGCGGCGCGCGAGCGCCGGCGGTCCTGCGCGACGTCATGGATACCGAAAATCTCGGCGCCCCACGCGAGCGGACCGGCGATCGGTCCGCCGCCAGCAGCCGCCCACATCGTTTCGGACGTCCACGCGTCGGCCGCGTCGCCGCGCGCGCGCCGCGCGTACCCGACGTTCAAATCGAGCGAGACGCCGCGCACGGTGATGCTCGAGATCAGGACGAGGCCGGCACCCGGCGACGCGTCCGCGGCGTGCAACGCCGGAACCTGCACCGACGGCAGCAGCGCAACAGCACCAAACAGCGGCACGTCGTCAGCGAGGCGCCACTTCAGGGAGAGCGCGACCGACTCGGCGGTGAACCCGTCGCCGCCCGCCACGTGCGTCGGCATCATCGAGATCGCGAACTGCACGGCCGGCGCGACGCCGAGCTTGACGTTCAGCGGCAGGCTCATGTCGAGGAAGACGCCGTGCGACGACTCGCGGCCGGCGCCGAACTCGAGCTCGAGCCAGCCGGGCGCGACGGTGGCGGCGTGCGTGGCGACGCTCGGCCGTTCGGGCTGGACCGCGTGCGGATCGGGGGGTTGCGCCGACACGACGGGCGGCGCGCAGAAGGCCGCGGCCAACAAGCAGAGCCGCACGATACGGCCGCGACCGGGAGGTCGGGCGAAGAGGAGCGCCGGCGGCCGCTGCGGCGGCCGGTTCCGCTCGACCGCGATCGCTGGCGGATTCGGCCGTGGCGTCTTCTCGCTCATCGGCCTAGTCTGCCCCAGTCTGGGACGTCGCACGTCGGTCGAGGGGGCATGGTAGTCTTCTGCCGTTCCTAGCGGGGCTTCAGCCGATCGTCAATCAGAAGCCCCTACCTGCCGCCCCTTTTCGCAGGACTGCAGACGTAGGCGGACGCGAACACGAGGAAGAAGTGTGCGCGGCGCCGGGCTGCGCGCCACCTTGCGCACGAGGGAGTGGTCATGTTTCTCGGACTGAGAACCGTCATCTATCACGCGCCGAATCTGGCCGCGGCGAAGGCGTGGTACACGTCGGCGTTCGGCGTCGCGCCGTACTTCGACCAGCCGTTCTACGTGGGCTTCGAGATCGGCGGCTACGAGCTGGGCCTCGATCCGGACGTCGCGCACGTCACGGTCGGCGACAACGCCGTCGCCTACTGGGGCGTGCCGGACATCGCCGAGGCGCACGCGCACCTGCTGGCGCACGGCGCCGCGCCACGACACCCAATCCAGGAGGTCGGCGAGGGGATCAAGGTCGCGACGGTCGCCGATCCGTTCGGC
This window harbors:
- a CDS encoding DUF192 domain-containing protein produces the protein MGRAAEPHALWTADRARIVATSVELATDSASRNRGLLGRDGLADGVALVIAPCWAVHTIGMRFPIDIVHVARDGRIVKVRRSVQPWRMSAALGAFATIEMAVGAIGRAGLEPGMRLIVRGA
- a CDS encoding putative Na+/H+ antiporter, with translation MPAAATSFPLPLDAYDDRGRALLETLGARIAADPFNLIATAIFVVAILHTFAASRLSGLAHRVQRAHDEAERAAGRSAHPSVLAELLHLAGEVEVVFGLWAAVLLAAAAYAKGWDAARDYVAHGVTYTEPMFVVVIMALASTRPIVGLAERLLRRIANLGGGGPAAWWATILVLGPLLGSFITEPAAMTICALLLARQFYDLDPTPALKYATLGLLFVNVSIGGTLTHFSAPPVLMVARVWAWDTPFMLVHFGAGAFAAIVASTALYFLLFRRELLALNRRLATLDLEEPDEAAPRRAQTLLPVPAWITAVHVAFMGWTVFTAHEPALFVGGFLFFLGFAKATAVFQSRLELRAPLLVGFFLGGLVIHGGLQGWWIAPVLSSLAEFPLFLGATVLTAFNDNALITYLATLAPGFHDALKIAVVQGAVTGGGLTVIANAPNPAGQALLSRFFGGSVAPHRLLAGAAVPTLIAALLFRLSA
- a CDS encoding VOC family protein, with protein sequence MFLGLRTVIYHAPNLAAAKAWYTSAFGVAPYFDQPFYVGFEIGGYELGLDPDVAHVTVGDNAVAYWGVPDIAEAHAHLLAHGAAPRHPIQEVGEGIKVATVADPFGNVIGIIENPHFRAAVQ